In Spirochaeta lutea, the DNA window GACCACCGCTACTAAGGTTAATGGCACCATCGGAGGAGATTGAGCCGGTAATGGTTCCATCGCCGATGAACAGTTCACCAGAAGTGGTTATTCGATTCAGTTCGGCAGCGGATAGACCAAGGCCTGTGGATCCTGTGCCTAACGAAGTGGTTTGAGAAACCGTGCTGGGAATGATTACAAGGTTCCCGATTCCAGTGGAGATGGTGCCGTTGGCGGTATGAATGTTCAAATCATCACCGGTGAGGTCGATAGAAGCTGCGGAGCCGGAATTGGTCAGGGTTCCTGTAAAACTTGCACTGCCAAGAGTGAGAGTGCCAGTACCAGAGTCCGTTTGAATCCCCCCAGAGCCGGTAATAGTTGTATCTGCCGTAGATGCAATAGTAATGCCAGTCCCGTTCAAATCAACCTGAGCACCGGTGCCTGCAGTTATGTCGTTATTGATGGTGAGCATCCCCGAAGTAGTTATGGAAACTGATCCGCCTCCTGAGGAGATGGTCCCGGAAACTGTGACGGGCCCGGTAGAGGTGATGCTTAGGTCATTGGTGATCGTGCTGGTTAATACTTCGATTCCGCCAGCCTCATCTACCGTTATGTCGTAACCGCTGAGAACCTGAAGGGTGGAGAGGTCTGTTCCACCGGCTGTAAGGGTGGCAGAACTTGAATCTAAATCCACACTGAGTAGTCCGGTAAGTACTACGGCTGAAGCACTCGTAACGACGCCGTCTCCAGCATCCCCTGTTGTCACAAGATAAAGGTTGCGTATCGGATCACCACCACCAGAATCAAAGGTTCCAAGGGTAATATCCCCGCCAGATAAACCAAGGGCGGCGGTTGCGGTATTTATAGTTAAATCCACCGCTGCACCGCCTGAGGACGAAACACTCCCGCCTAAAACAACCGCCCCGGCAGCCCCATTATCACCCTGTTCGGTATCAATGATACTGGTACCTGCAACCTCGATGGTCCCGCCAGTGAAATCCGCGTCACCACCATCAGTAAGGATACTACCGTTTATGGTAACGAGACTCGGGCTGGTTGCACTCACCCCCCCCGTAAAGGTCAATGTTCCCCCGGCTTGTCCCAGGGTCAGGTCNNNNNNNNNNNNNNNNNNNNNNNNNNNNNNNNNNNNNNNNNNNNNNNNNNAGGCCGTCGCAGTGCCCGGAACCGTCAAGGTCGTGGCGGTTACCGCATCCTGAAAGTCTACGAGGGTTACCGCGTCGGTGACTGCTACCGTTCCAGCTCCCACCGTGCCGGTGAAGGTTACGGTGCCTGCATCTCGCAATGTAAGCGTACCAATCCCGGCCACACTGGTTCCGGAAATGTCCGCTCCGGCGAAGTGGCCGGTATCC includes these proteins:
- a CDS encoding beta strand repeat-containing protein; amino-acid sequence: DLTLGQAGGTLTFTGGVSATSPSLVTINGSILTDGGDADFTGGTIEVAGTSIIDTEQGDNGAAGAVVLGGSVSSSGGAAVDLTINTATAALGLSGGDITLGTFDSGGGDPIRNLYLVTTGDAGDGVVTSASAVVLTGLLSVDLDSSSATLTAGGTDLSTLQVLSGYDITVDEAGGIEVLTSTITNDLSITSTGPVTVSGTISSGGGSVSITTSGMLTINNDITAGTGAQVDLNGTGITIASTADTTITGSGGIQTDSGTGTLTLGSASFTGTLTNSGSAASIDLTGDDLNIHTANGTISTGIGNLVIIPSTVSQTTSLGTGSTGLGLSAAELNRITTSGELFIGDGTITGSISSDGAINLSSGGLSGPVTLQNANGGITLNHAVTVPADLTISTVGTLSLGASGDVIASGPVQFTATAGISTAGDVTTDALGATVDYVSAVTLTGDVTVDTTGGAAPGSGITFGGTIDGAFALDLTAGTGTVDVAG